ATGATTTATTTCCTGACTAGTGTGGGAGTAAACAGCACCACCCCAACTAATGTTGCTCAAGTTTCGATTCTGCCGCCATTACTAATTTGATGTATTTagatacttcagtgaaatatataatataaaatataaaacgaGTGTAAATTCAGTGAATATATCATTTTCGTAGTTTACATAAACACAAaataacacaacaatggttcgttatgaacctttgggtcatgtgacccgaaggcagcacaagggttaaatattaAAAGTTATCCTTCCACAACTTCCACCCCTACCCCTAACCCCCCTTCCCTGCCTACCTATATGTTTCTCTGTGGTGATGCCTACATGTATGTTTCTCTGTAGTGACCCTAGCTGCAGCCCCTGCCCTGAACCCAGgcccccctccacagcccttTGGACGGGATTTCCTGAAGACACACAAAGCAGCGCTGGAGACCAGGATCAACAGCCTGGCACCCCTTCTGAGGGGTCTGGAGAGCAAGCAGATCctgaatgaggaggagagagaggacatcgAAAGCCAATCCACCTCAACCAAAAAGAACCAGGCTCTCCTCACCAATATCTCAAGGAAGGGAAACAAAGCCCAGGATGAGTTCTACCAGGTTCTAAAAACATCCGACCCTTACCTGGTAGAAGATCTGGAGAAGACATCCTAGGAGGGAACATGAGCTTCTGAATACCGAGATTATGGTTGAAAGGTTATGGTTGAAAGGTTCATTTGTACAACAGATTAATCGGATTCCAATAAACCACATCCTTCTTATTGTCAAAGAACTGTTGTTTTATGTACCTGTACTTCACACATGACCAGTATCATCCCTTCAAACTCTGCATTTCATTTATAACAATTCCTCAATTCATACATATTGaacaaatatacaaaatatattAAGTTGTTTCATCCCAAAAATAAACAACGTTAAGCTACATCAAATGATCAACAATAAATTTGATGGTTAAATGATCTAGATCAAAAATCTAACACACTTGCCATGGTTCATGTGACAACTAATTGATCAAATCTCTTACTGACAAAACAAGTTGATTTAGTAATTTAATTCAGTTCAGTTTCCTTCCCACTGACACTGCTGAAGCTGTTGCAACTTCTACAGGAAGCTCATCACGGTTCCTTTCTTTCCAACTTGATGAGGCTCCAACGCATAGAACCTGATCACAACCCTGGAGGAAGGAAGTGTACATTTTACCATTCTGAGTGAGACAATAATAGTGAGACAATAATTCCCCTTGTAAAAGAGTGTGGCAGGCTGCAGGCAGGGTCAGGGTAAACAGGCAAGGGTAAATGGTAAGGAATATATAGGGCCATATAGAATATCTATAAGAACATCTATAAGTCATTTTAATTCACTGTGAAGCCCTTTTGGTTGTGCTTAATGAGCTGCTACACATACAGATCTAAAACGTGCCCAATTAAGTTTCTCTATCAGGACATGCCGGGTAATCTTCCCATGATTCTCTGAGCATGCCCCTGGGTAGGAACACTCAGACTGGGTAATCTTCCCATGATTCTCTGAGCATGCCCCTGGGTAGGAACACTCAGACTGGGTAATCTTCCCATGATTCTCTGAGCATGCCCCTGGGTAGGAACACCCAGACTGGGTAATCTTCCCATGATTCTCTGAGCATGCCCCTGGGTAGGAACACTCAGACTGGGTAATCTTCCCATGATTCTCTGAGCATGCCCCTGGGTAGGTAACAACCCACACCCTTCTTAGGAAAATCATCTGTTGGTGAACCAAGTTTGTTAGAAGACTACTATTACAGTTGCAGAGGGGTGGAAAACTCCCCAAAAGTAACAACTTTAACTACTATCAACATGGATGCGACAGGACAAAGACCTAAATAATGGGTTTATTTTGAAAACTTAGCGAGAATGAAATTATTGCTGTAGGGGAGTGATGCTGTAATTTGGCAAATCACAGATTTCATACTCAACAAGGGAGCATTTGCTCAATATACAGAATACACACATAGCTGTACACTCAGCATTCATTTGACTTGACTTTGATTTTATTGCATAGTTTAGTGCATAGTTCTAAGTTAGAAACACATCTGACAGAGAGAACTACATCATTATTAGCGAAAAAACTTTCAATGTAAAATGTTCATTTAATTAACATCCATACCCGTTTATGGAGAGTGCAACATAGGGACGATATAAGACAACGTACTAACCTGTCCTCTCCAAGTCCGAGTTCTCCCGTTAGGAACTGAAAGATTTTGGCGCTGTGGTCCTTGTTCTTCTCGGCCGTGTCTGTGACACCGATGGCAGACACGGACAGTACCACGCACGGGGAGCAAGATCCAGCAATGAGCATCGGCAGTCCAGGTTTCACCACCAACATCATTCTctgaaaaacacaacacactgcagTTACAACCTCTGTCCAACAACACTCCGAAAACCTCAAGGTTGCAACTTTTATGCGGTGTATTTCTCTATTTAACTCGATTAACATTGTAGAGTGAAGACATTTTAAATGGGAAGACATGGCAAATAATACTTTTATATGTGTAAGGGGATGATAGCCAAGACTATTTTTAGACTGCTGTCAAGAGTAACAATCATTCCACCTGTAAAGATACTCACATCTTCCGGTTTTCCTAAAGCGGCAGCTGTCATTGAACATAGTTTCTTCAGGAAGTCCTCCGAGAACTTGCTCGCAGGTAAGTTGCTTTCTAAATCTATGAAGGGCATGGTTCTGGTCGGGTTTCAGAAGAGTGTCTGAAGGTAAGAACAGTGTGAAATCTGGAAAAGGTCAGCAAAACTAGCGGTTCTTACAATGCCCCGGAAAGCGATTGGAACCCTCGCATGCTCATTGGTGAACAGAGGAACGCCCATCCCTCTCGACCTCTGATTGGACAATCTTCATCACAGGCTTCTTAGCGTCGCTACGCTTGATGTCATCCAGGTTAATTCTTAAAGTTAGGTTAAAACAGGTTATGATTCTGTTCTTCAGAATAGGATTTTGAGTTTAAATCTACACATTGTGCGTATGAAATAATCATTTTAGGTGTATTTGATCAACGTTTGTAGACAACTAGTGTAGCACCCCTGTGACCATAGCACATCAGTAAGGCTAGGAATGTATCCAGTATCAATGCTTTAAATGGCCTTCACCCAGAATGACACTCTTCTAATTGTAGATATTGTATATTGTTGTTAAAAGTAGCATACAATCATGTATCACTCGCATTCTCTAACTTTGCCATGCAAATGAACAAATACAGTAAATAGCAACTCTTTATTTCACTTTCTCACATACTTTAGCAAAACATCACACAGCATACATTTTTATATCAACAAACAAAGAGTCTGGTCACACAGACTAGCGTATATTTCCTGGTCACAACAGAAGGTGTAGAGTTTAGTTCCTGGCTTGTGGCTTCTGTCCAGGTGATCTGCATGGTACAGTTTCTCTGCCTAGTAACGGTGTCTGGTGTTGACGTTTACACCAGGGATGTAACTCCTAAAAAGATCCCAAAAAAGTTTGCATATAGTTATACTACAATTCTGACTATGCAAAGTTTtatttttgtcaacattttagtAAAAAGCACAAATGTAAACAATAATCAATAATTCAGATAATTACAAACACAGGAAGACAAATTATCCCTTATAAACCTAACAAGGTCATTATCTTGGGACAGCAAATGTAAAGTAATCAGTTTAACTTTAAAACCACAATGCTTGCCAACCATAAAACATTGTCATTGCTACTGATTAACAATAAGTATAGTTATGAGTTTGTCTAatgtctacatttacattgttgCTTCCTTCAACTTATGTCCTCGCCAACACCATGTAGTTCCTATGGGACACCATGTAGTTCCTATGGGCCACCATGTAGTTCCTATGGGACACCATGTAGTTCCTATGGGACACCATGTAGTTCCTATGGGACACCATGTAGTTCCTATGGGACACCATGTAGTTCCTATGGGCCAGCGGCCTGCTGCATACCTGGGTGGCCTGGCTCAGACAGACACGGTCTCTTACCATGTGAGTATTTGCACTGTTTGAGCGCCTCGTTGAAGCCCTCGCACAGGCTGAGATCTGCCTGCGTGGTGGCACAGTCCAGGAACTGCCGGACCTCAAAGTGACAGGGCCCAGTCTGGGGGGGCGCGGGCCGCAACGGCTCCTGGGGACAGCAAGTTGGACAGGAAGTTGGACAGCAAGTTGGACAGCAAGTTGGACAGGAAGTTGGACAGCAAGTTGGACAGCAAGTTGGACAGCAAGTTGGACAGGAAGTTGGACATTCAGATATTTATCCAGACCTtagaaaaacatattttcatgCACATGCAACTGGTGTCATTGTCACACATCACTATTGCTTCCTTGTCTCACTCTGGGGTTTGAACCAGGGTCCTTGCACTCAGCAACCACCTTTCACAAACACCGCTTCAG
This is a stretch of genomic DNA from Osmerus mordax isolate fOsmMor3 chromosome 20, fOsmMor3.pri, whole genome shotgun sequence. It encodes these proteins:
- the LOC136964051 gene encoding apoptosis-associated speck-like protein containing a CARD, translating into MASVKLLNILDELTSDNLKTFKWHLKNGIDGFPAIPVSQLETADRTDVVDKMEQHYKPEGSVQITLLILERMKQINLAEELRKAYGVTLAAAPALNPGPPPQPFGRDFLKTHKAALETRINSLAPLLRGLESKQILNEEEREDIESQSTSTKKNQALLTNISRKGNKAQDEFYQVLKTSDPYLVEDLEKTS
- the ddt gene encoding D-dopachrome decarboxylase, translated to MPFIDLESNLPASKFSEDFLKKLCSMTAAALGKPEDRMMLVVKPGLPMLIAGSCSPCVVLSVSAIGVTDTAEKNKDHSAKIFQFLTGELGLGEDRVVIRFYALEPHQVGKKGTVMSFL